CCCCTTCCTGATAGTTGACCACTGCATGAATTTCGTTAGACCCTAGTATGCTTCCCTGACAATTGTATTTCACTCTCCATAGCCAACATCTCATTGCATCATACTTTTGCTACAGGGGTTGAGCCAGCAATATGTGACAGAGGTGTGGACTGGGGCAGTCACAGTAGTATGAGAGGGGTAATTTGAGTGTGGAGAATGGCACAGCTAGAGCTGCCTCCTCAGGGCCACATCCTTCCCTTATTGGGTTATAAACTAAGAAACCTGCTTTCTGTGCAAGAAACCTAGAAGGCACCCAAGTCCCATAGCAACAAATGCCTCCAGCCAAACCCCTCTCCATGTATATCTGTGCTGGGGCCAAGCTTGTACTTGACCAATGGGGGCTATGACAGCTCCTTGGGGGTCATCTTGCTTGAGTCTAGCAAAGTGTCTACCCCTTCTTACTTCTAAGGAATGTAGCCCACCCATTGCCTTGACCCAGACCTTTACTCAGTAGGGCACTATTTGCAGGGTGTAAGCAGACCAGCCTGTCCTGCAAAAGAGTTCAGTGGTACATGCAATGGACGCATCTATCCAAGATACCCACTCCAGTAGGTATGGCTCATACTGGGTATTTTGGTACCTGCTACAGACTTAATGACAGAGGAGTACAAGAAGAGTGCACTTACCATTGTTGTCACAGGAAAATGAAGCTTGGTGCAGGGTCTTGCCTTGTTCAGGTCTCATAGACCTGTGTAGATAGCAGCTATCCCTTCTTCATGTCTTTGGACAATTCCTGGTTTGCGAGATTGTTGTCTTTAGCATGGCTATCTGTAAAACACAGTGTAATTCACTTTTCTCAGTCTCAAACTCTATAGGCTCCTGCTTCCCATGTGCCACCTCATTATGTGAAGGTACAACATTTCTTGCCTTCATTACTGTTTTACCAGTCTATGCTATTTTGCTGGATGCATCCATGATAAACCATATGCTTCTGATTCATCACTGTTTGTCCTGAAGGGGGGCCTCTAGGATGTGACTGCTTCAGGGCAGGGTCTATGTTCCTCCTTAGGTGCAGATGGACTATGTTTCAGCACGTTTTTGCACTGATTTAAGATCCTGCTGCCCTCATCTCCTCTGTATTTGGTGCTTCTATTGAGAATATAAGTAATAGGAGGCAGCCTCGAGTCTTCCTGTCTGCTGTGAACAGAGTCCATGCCACCACGTGTGGGCTGGGTACATGTGCTGCCTGGTCTCCCATCAGCACTTCTGTGTGTTACTGTGCTCATCAGGAAAGTGTGGCACTGAGCCTTGCCTAAGGATCTCTTCCTATTTCAGCACCCGACCTGGTGAGAGTCTTTGTGGCTTCATTGAGGTACCAACCTCTGGCCAGGTCCACTCTGTTGGGTATCACCTTTCCCAATGTTTGCAGTTCCTGGGATATTTCTAGGGCTCTTTCTGGAGGTGGAGCTCCCATACATGCAGGGCCAGTGTGTAACAGTGGTCTGTTACATGGGTGGGCACTTAGAAGCTAAGCACAGAAAGAAGCATCTTCTTAGGTCTTACTGCAAAGGAAGGGAGTCCTAAAGTCTTGATTTTTGgcaaaatgaatgagaaaaaaatctcaataCTGCATGGTAGTTTATGTGTTTAAGAGGTAGTCATTCATAATACAACATGAGGGCACCTACACACAGGCTTCTGACAGCCTCACCCTCCATTAAATCACTGGATTCACTAGAGCAGATAACAGTGAGGGATTTAGTCTGTGGGAAGTTTAAAgatttaaaaatgtgattttttccaAAGCATGCTGAAAAGCTGAAATATGAGAACATTTCAGAACATGTTCGGTTTGACTCTCCTTGAAAAGGTTCATTCTACTCATATCAAAACATTTCATTGACTTGAAAATTTAATTTACTTGAATAATTTATCACTGATACATATCAAGTGAAAAATGAAATAGGTATTTTAACttcataaaaagaaaatgcattaatAACATTTCCCTTGAAAATTAACATAATACTTATATTCTGACCTATTTCTACTCAGTTTAATTAGCATCTTGTGATACAAAATACTTTCATGAGAAATTTTTCGAAAGTTCTCATAATAATTATCTCCTAGAAGCCGTAAAAAGCAAGCACTCAGCCAGGAATAATAGCTTAGCCTGGTACCCCAGGAAATTCCTCTTTCTGTCCTTCCCAAAAACCTTATTGATAGGTGACTTTGGCAATACTAACCACTGCTGGTGTGAAAAGACAATAATTAACAATTATAATCACAAAATTGCTTTAAAGAAACCTTGTCCTTCTGCTGCTTTGCTGGGAATAGCCTGTATAACCTCCCTACAGTATCTTCATCCCCCATTAACAAATATTCCCATCATGACATGCTTTTCCTTCCATCAGTTTTAACAGGGTTCATTCAATATTGAAAGGTATGCTGGAGTGCTACCAAGCATCAGCGGACTCCTACAGAGATACGTACATATCtcatttatttttccccaaatgaGTTTTCGTGATGATCTAAACCATTCCAAATTCTCTCTGATTTCCGTGGGTCCAGGGTGTGCACTCTGAAGTGATGGGCAGAGCAGCTTGCATGCATCTAATGTTTTTGAGCCACAGATGGACAAATTTAATGACAACTGACATGTGACAAagccttttctctctttcccaaACAGCTAATATGCCAGAGGACTATCCAGATCATTTTGATGAGGTGGTGGACTTTATCCAAGCCACCATTAAAAGACTGAGGAGGTCGCCGGATAAACAGACTCCGATTTTTTCTAGGCGGGAGAGAAACCGGCAGAGTGCAGCCACAAACATAGAGAATTCCGGCAAAAAGGGAAGGAGGAATCAAAAGGGCAAAAATCGGGGATGTGTCTTAACAGAAATACACTTAAACGTGACTGACTTGGATTTGGGATATGAAACCAAAGAAGAGCTAATTTTCCGGTATTGCAGTGGATCTTGTGATGCAGCCGAAACCACCTATGACAAAATTTTGAAAAACCTAACCAGAAAGAAAAAACTAGTCACTGACAAAGTGAGGCAAGCTTGTTGCAGACCCACAGCCTTTGATGATGACCTGTCTTTTTTGGACGATAACCTGGTTTACCACATACTGAAAAAACATTCCGCAAAAAGGTGTGGCTGTGTCTGATGGCTGCAGGCCAGAGGCAGCTCCAGTTTTGCATTCCTGCTAAGGAGAGGGACCAAGGTTCCTGGGGATATGTCTGCTCAGAGTGGAGAAAAAAGGACCAAGAACGCAGCATGAGGGGTCATGAGAACCTGGGGTGCATGAGGTGGCATAGGAGGATGGAGGCTTTTGACATCCTACGGGAAAGTACGTAAAAGCTCAGGTGGAGATGCCGACAGCTGGATGGCATGCGTGCTCCCTGTCCCGTTTGACACAGTCCACCATCAGTGAGACTCAGATCCATGAGGAATGTGCTTAAAAACACAACCCTGCCATACCATGCTGTGTTGTAGTTCTACCATCTGTGCCAGGAGGCTTAGCCAAGAAGTAGCTTAGGAGTACCTTACTCATCCCCTGTGCCCTCAGCTTTACTGAAAGATACATTGTGCTACTGCTTATTGCAGTGTGGTTCCTAGGCACTTAGGACATCTTGTAAACTATAATAAGCTTAACTTCATAAGTAAGATGACATTGGGCAAATATCAAAATTCCCAGGTTCAAGTCCTCTAGGGCTGGTATCGTTGCAAAGCAAAACAGTTCCACTTACTGGTTAGGTTTGGTTATTTCCACCTCGTGTTTCTTCAAAATCAGTGTAGGATTTCATTCTTCTGCTACCTATGAAAACAAGTTGAGTTTTTAAGCACGTCTTCTTAGGATAATAAGAGAAATAACAAGCCCTGCCTAcacaaaatgtgtttattttggtttacaaAGGAGTAACGTCACTTGTGTAACTACATTTCTATTTGGTCATTGTGAGTGAGCAGAGACTACTTGATGCAATGCATCCATTCAGAGACATAAATATACAGAAGATATTTATTGCAATTaagttattgttatttattacaGTTCAGTAATGAGTCTCCTTTCCTTATTTattgaagtttcttttcaaaggtGCCAAAGTAGAAGGTGCTTGGAAGATATAGAGAGACAATGAAGTTGGGAACAACGGTCCATGATTTGATTGAAAGTGTTAACTTGAATGCAAAAAATCACttactttaccttttttttttcttttaaacaaaatcCTGATTATGTTCACAAAATGTAGTGCTGAAGCCTGCAGCCCTTCCTCCTGTTCACTAATACTTTTGAAAATTACTGCAGTCATACATGTACAGGAGCAGCAATGGCTCTGGATGAGTGAGGGCCGCAGGACTTGGCTCAACATTAGCAATTTGTTAGAAAAACTAATTCTAGTCGTATTTTAAATGTAGCCACATATTTTTGTCACACTTTTTGCCAACTGACCTCATATAACTATGGACAAATGGAAAATAATCACATCTAGCTTTATAATTTCTTGTTATATTTATTTAAGCTTTTCCTTCCATATTTCCATATAGAAGCGGTTAAATCCCTCTTACTAGTTAGCTCTGGATTTAATATAGCCTGCTGGTAAAAATTTGTGTTAAATAACCAACATGTTTTGTATAATTTGCTGAAATGTTACAGGATCATACCCATGCAGCAGAACAGTCTGGGTTTCCTTAGGATGAGGGAGGTTGTACAGCAAAGACAGCCGCTAATGCAAGCTctcctggagatttttttttcctgaaggagcACCGTGCAGGTCACTAGACATACCTGACAACCAGTGAAGCATCAACTCCCACAAaaacaacaggaagaaaaaaaatccctgctgAAAAACCAAAAACTAATGGTCTGACCTTTTATCTCATGCATGCAATGGCTCTTCATACTTATTTTGCCCTGGGCGCCAGGGAGTGCCACAGAAGAAGGGTCTAGAGGTCAAAAAATTCCAGAACAGGCAtagaaagatgtgccaggtgtATGAAATGTGATTTAGCCCCAACCTCCACTGCTTTCCTGGGCAGATGGAGGGCAGCCCCGGAGCCCGCCCGCGAGGCCAATTCTCGCGCTGCCATGGGGATATGTTACCCTCCACGCTGGGCAGGAGTGGTACAGCTGATACCATGACAGGTATCGGCATCATTTGGGCAGTAGAAGCTTGCTAAGCTGAGGGTCGGCTGGGCTGTTGGGCAGTTGACCAGGAGCAGTACTCAGAGAAGTGTTTTCACTTGCCCTGCTTGCAGAAAATTTGCcccaaagcattttctgcacaGCTTGAAGAGTCTGCAACTAAAGCAAATCACTATGTTCAAAATACAAAAGGGTaaagtttgtgatttttttttcattttttagacCTTACTGAAGACAGGAGTGTGCTTCTCTGGAGTTTTTACTTCACCTGCAATTTATGTCTCAGTCATTTGTGTTAATCAACCAAAGTTCTCTACAGACTTTATTTTTGTACAATATTCATTTTATAACTTTTTACAAAATAAAACTCATTTCTATAGTTACCTGGTTGTTGCTTATGCTTCTTCCCCATTGTACCACTTCCAAATTGCAGTGTTGCCTGATTCCCAATCTGCATGGGGAAATGCTGAAGATTCAGCAAGTCCTCTATGCACTGGAGCTTTCCTCTCCTGTCTCACCAGCGTCTTTAATGTGGATCAGAGATGTCTGTGCCTTCTTAGCAGAACGTAACATTAATGGACCACTCCAATAAATGCCTCAAAAAACGCATAGTAAGCAGTGATGTAGTAATCAGCCCAATGGCAGGCTTGAAAGCCTGGTGTTACCCaaggtgtcccttgcctgtgtGTGGCTGCAGTGGCTTTGTGGTGGCCACAATTCCTGTGCTCGGAGTAGACTTGCATTTTACTTTGCTAATCGAGGTATTACATCAATTGTACTAAAGTCCATCCACTTTAGCAGTCCTTTTCTCTTCATCTTTAAATAGGAAAAcatgaggaattttttttccatcaccATCATGAAAAAGATGAGGGCAGGTTTTGCAGCTGTGGCCAGCAACATTTTCTCAACTGTTTTGTGTTAAGTGCTGCAGCTCCCATCACAGAGCCAATAAATGCATGCAGACTTACAGGTTTTGACACTGGGCTCTGTACTCGTTGAAACTGCTATGAAGAGGAAGAGGGACCGTCCGAGTAGTGAGCCAATGAGCAGGAGATCAAACGCTCTTTCTCTTAATGTACAGCATATGGATGCCTTGGTTTCATTTGCACTGAGCGAGGCCATGCACGCAGCTCTAGCCCAGCCACTGGAATGCAAAGCAAAGCTCACAAGCACACGGTATTGAAGACATTCCTCCTCGCATGCCACCGCCTCTGCTCCTTGCAGCAGGAGCCCATCCACCATACACAAAGGCTGCTGATTGCATTCTGGTTGAATATGGCACACATTGAGCGCTTGACATGAAAATGGTCTGCAGCTTCACATTCAGCAGGGATTGTGCACTTTCCCAAGAGCTGGAGGGAATGTCTATGTAAAACACAACTGTGAGGTGCTCTGAAGATTAATCTCTGATCTTACAGACCAAACCTCCTGACTCCTCTTGTGTGGATGGGGGCGTAAAAGGCCAATACTGAAGTCTTGCTTGGCCTTTGAATCAAAGGCTTGGAGTGGGGCACATAGTAGCTGACAGGAGCAGGTTTTCTTGCATGGAGCTGTTTCACCCTTCTTCCCCAGTTTTCCTCCTGGTGAGGATAATATTGGAGAGAGCAGATGTGGTTTTGCTGTGGCAACCCCAGGCTCATCACTGCTGGGCTGATACCTTCAGCCTTATTTTCTGGTTAAAGAAAGGCTTGCAGTATTTCCCTGACATCTTGCACATGTTAAAACAGCTTGAAATCTTCAGCTGGCAGGTTGTGTACAAGATaccaaaaaataattaaacttttATTTGTCACTAGACAGTGCCCATGCTGGGACAGACATTACGTTGCTGCTTGAGAAGCAAGGACAGCACTACCCTGGGTCCCTTCTTGAAGGAGAAGACCTGTCCCAAGTCAGATAAGTTTTTTACAAGGGAGATGATGGACCAAACCTCATAATTATTTACACTTAGTACTAAAAGCAAGAGAGGCAAGTGCTTCTCAACATCTTGATaaggattttctttattttaattttgcattgGGTCTTGTTGCCTCAGTTATCATTGTGCTCTCAGACAAGAAGGGCTGATTAGAGACTCAGAAAAAATTCTGACCACTCAAGACAAAAACAGGTATTTTGCAGGAGGCCATATTTAGGGGTGCAACTTTGAAGTCTGGCCCTCAGAGAGTTCCCTCCAGCAGAAGGGTTTGCAGCCACGTACATCCCACAGGCAGTGTCACCCACAGGAGACACATGAAGACAAAAATTGTAATAACATCAAGTCCGTCTGCAAGCTCTCCGTGTGCTCCATCCCACAGCTGTCTGGTCATGCTGGTTTCAGtgcagagagaaggaagtaggCAAAACTGTGTTTGATTTTGGGTTGTTTCACCTCTGGCCGCAAAAGGGGAGAAAGGCCAAAGGCAGCCAGTGCCTTGGTCTGGAACAGCACAGGAGGAGACCAGCAGCAGCCTCGCTCCTTGCAATCTGGATGGCTAAccaaaaatacagaggaaaatatCAGGATGAAGAAAACAAATGGAGCTGACACATTGTATAAATAGGTCTTCAAATGTCATGCATGGCTGGAACAAAGATGTTTTGTTCCAAAGCAAGAGACAGCTTGAAATGGCTCAGTAATACACATTGAGAGGTTTGCTTATTTGGAACAGAGCTCTTCTAATGAAAAGGTTAATTGTGTtgcaatggaaaagaaaaaaaggcaaagcagagGCCAGGCATGCACTCCTCACCCTAGCAAAATTTCCCATTGGCTTGAAATGAAGATTTTTCTATAGCAAACATCACAGGACTGAACTACTAACGTTACAATAAATTATACAGTAGGTATATTCACGGGTCAATAAAAATAGCTACACAAACCATATATTCTATCAGTATTAGTCCCACTGGCCTTCAGGCAAACTGCAGCAGCAGCCAGCGAGAGGAACACAGTGGCCAGCTCAGCCTGAGGCCAGGAGGTTTCCTTGGGCCAGCATGAAGCGCCAGTGCTTGAGGTCACCACTGGGACATCTTCGCTTGCCATTGGCTTTTTCGCTTTGAAACTGtagcattttgctttgtttgcggGCACTTTTGCCCAAAAGGGTCTCTCGCAGGTATGGAAAACTTTCTGCTTTGCAGCTGAGGAAATTACAACGTGATGGGGTTTTGAAGGCTGCGAAGGGCTGCTGTAATTACCCACAGGGCTAAACTTTTGTGGGAGACTTTTCTAGCTTTTTGACAGCAGTCTCCATCTGGGGCTGCATGTGCAGgtttcctcctgctccctcaaaccTTTGGTTTCTTGTCTGCCAGTGCATGGAATGAGGAACGCTTCCTATAAATATCAGCCCCTGGCCCAGGGCAGCACACCTTATCCTCAAGTGGTCCTAGCAGGTCTAAAGCCACCAATATCCTCACCAGAGCTTCTCCACTGACTGTCACAGAGTTACTCCAGTTTCACAGGAATGtaaagaagtatatcaaagttctTCGTTTTCTTGGCAGTATTCACACACAAAGACTTGTACAATCCACCTAGTCTTTCTATTTCAAGTTTCTCTAACTTATTTCACATGTCCTGGGATTTCCAGAGCTTCAAGATATTCTACTGTGTTCTTACCATGTTGCTAAttccctcttcttcttctccaTTGGTGCTCTCCAACAGATTTCCTTTCCTCGACTATCTCATCACTCCCACATTAATCTCTGGTACCACAGATGCTCTGAACATGTCCAAATATTCCCTTATTTCAGGTTAAAACTATTCCCCTCTGAGATACAAACAGGGGTAAAACAGGCACTTCTTAGCATTTGATATTATTTATAATAGCAGTTTTAATCTGGAGATGAGAAATTTCCTTAAAAAGATCCTACAGCTTAGACATCGACTTCGAATAACTCTGAATTTCAAAAGATATAAAGGCTCATTTCCCACAGGACTAGTCAGGTCCTCTGGGGATTAGAGTGGCCACACAGCCAGGGCAAGGATTAAGATCTCCCAATACTCTATCTCTGCCAGTGGCCCTCAGCTGGGAAAGGAAAGAGTAGAATAAAAAGGCAAATTGGGAGTTGTATTTTCCCTGGAAACCCCACCCCAGCTCCAACAATTTGCAGTTCAGGAACTTTTTGAGCCAGATGCTATATTGGTGTCCAACAGCCCTTGGCAGGTCTGTCTCCCTGGGAAGACACCCAACATCCTCCTCTGAATTTATTCTTTTGCGCTCCCCTACTCTCTGGGGCAATTTAATTCTGTGCAGTGCAAGCAAGCGCTTGCTGGCACTAAACCTCCATTACACCAGTTGTCCACTCATTCCTGTGTCCTGGTGAGCTGCCAGCCCTCCTACACCTTCATAGTCCACGTGGGTCTGTCCAATTGAGGCGGCCTCACACCTCTCACCATCCATGTCTTCTCTTCCAATCTGACCATGTTCCTCCTGATGTGAAGATGCTCCCATCAGGAGGCTGGTTGGAAGCAAATTCTGGATTTCCACAGAAGGAAACTGATATTTTCTGGTCTGTTTTCTATTCTGTTTCCAATAATTCCCTTCAGGTGCTGGATGGTGAACTGATTAGAGACATGACTTCAGAGGCAATATGATGCGTCCTATTGGGAATCCATTTAACATCAAAATTTTTGCCAAATATCAGGTCCGAACCTGACTAACATTGTATCAATCTATGCAAGATGTCATGTGGCAGCCAAAATAAGATTTTGTGTTACTGATGTGAAACCATTGTGTGCAGCCATGGTGGAGACAGAAGGCATTGCCTTGGGGCTGGGTCACTGCGCAGATGCCCACTATCCCAGAGTTGTCCACGTAAGGAGATCCCAGGTCTCTGAGTGCGACGCATTCATCTGACATGGGAACAGATCTTGTGTCTCGCTGGTTACAGAAAGTTAATTAAAGGGATCTTGTCTTCTAGGAGCTACACTGTCTTAAATCAAAAAGGATCATAGACAATGAGTTTCCCCTTCTAGAAAACAGTCATCACTGGAGGAAGGAATAGAGCAGTAGCCCAAGGACAAGCAATGGTGACCAAGCTCTACTGCAAACAAGGGATTCAGGGAGAATCCAAAACATGGCACAAGACACCCCCACAAGCTGTGATGACCAGTGGAAAAGGGTTTCTGTCCAGTCAAGAAGCAAGTGGGTAATTGCAAACATGCATCCAAAAGAAAAAGTTTCTGTGGCTCTCACAGGGACAAGGTGCCTATCACAGTGAAGAAATGAAGACAACCTAAAGGCAAGATGTTCTGGAGGAGCTGAAGGAAATCCTGCAGCATTTTTTCTGGTGTTTATCTagaaggtcaaattctgctaacaacatttttttttcctatgaaggGTGTCTGGTTTCATTTCAGCTACAAGTGGGAATCTCATTTAAAAACCCAGAGCAAGTTAGAGATAAAAAGGCAGTTTTGCAAGGAGTATGGAAACCTCCCTTTCTGATTTTGACAACTGGTGGAACAAGATTTGGGATAGTTTAAAAAGATTGTCCAAAACTTCAGAATTTGTTCCGTTAATCTATTAAGAACAGCTTGATAACACCTTAGGCTGGTTTCTTAGTATCAGCAATATGTGACCATTTTAGAACAATGCAAGTAAGCCTCAAGAGTAGAGTGTGGCTTATATTTGACTGTGAGCCTGTATATTACGTGCTAGCATGGATCAATGGAGTACCTCTGTGTCATGATATCTGTTTGGCTAGCTGCTCTGGGAAGACAATTTTAAATCCCTTTAAATCTTTGTCTCTTCTTTTAGAATAGATGTAATATTGGCCATATTTAATGTAAACAAATCTGTCATAGATTTTTCCTACATGACATCGGTGGCAGGACGTGTTCCCTACATTACATGCTTTTTTGCACAAGGTGAAATAATGCACAGCCTAAAATTATTTCCCAGTCTCCAGTGTCTGAAGGATAAATGGAAAACAAGAGTGCCCAGAATCAGAGTCCATGGCGATGCTATTCTGCTTAGGACAAGGAAGTTCATTGAAGTTTTAtgtattaatttaatttaccCATCTCATGATAAACTGTAAATCTCCTCTGTCATCTTTGATACTAACTACAGACTCAGAagcatactttaaaaatatactgtGTGACGATTTTTTTGAGCAAATATGGTAAAGGCTCCCTTAAAAACAAAGGTAATCCCCCTGAGCCTGCGTGGTCTCAGTCATGTTTATTCACCTCTTCCAGTGTAATAACTCAATAAATACTGGTATGGACATTAGCTAGGACAGCCACTAAATGTATAGTTTTATGGCTGAGTCTCTCTCAGGCGCTCATTTAATCATGTGTTTTATTGTCAGCTCTTCTCAAACTGTCAAATGTTGTTCCTTACAAGAGACCTGCTTTCTGTAACACACATCCCCCCTAGTCCCACTCATCATTTGGTACTATTACCTTTCTTTTCTCTAGCCGGTTGGTGACATTTATGGCTGTTTTTCCCAAGAAATAGCATATTTTTAAAACAGGGCCTCTTCTTCACTTTTTAGTGCTTTGGCTGAATAATTCCCCACATGCTAGAAAAGGCCCAGCTGATGTCTTGATCTTTATACCCTTCCTCATCCAAGGGCCATAAGCAGCGGTAAAAACTCACTGTGTCTACTGATTTTGCCTTTCTTCAGGAAGCCCCATGGAAAATCCCTTCCCTGCTCTGCTCAGTAccacagcacaggctgctgctCTCTGTGCCCGGCCCATGCCATCCCCCCAAGCACAGACACAGGTGACTGCGGGCAACCAGGCCCATGCAATGGAGAAATACCAATGTTTGCCCATATTCACATGCAAAAGAAATCTTCTACCAGAGGCACTGCAATCTGCTGGTATGTAAATGTGTAGTGCAAAGAATTTACCAATGCTGTGGGGTTGTCTCCatagaaggggaaggggagaaaagggagagggagagggaggagaaaggagattttgcttggaagggacctacacaTCATCAGTTTAAGAGCAGCAAAATCACTTGAAAAAGCCAGTCCTAATACCATGTTTAGTTGCACAGTTTTAATCTCATCACCCATACGCTTTCTAAGTGCTCCCCAGAAGCCTGATTCTTGCTCtaagctgcctgtgctgctgagaACGGCCAAAACTGCTCAGCCAATACGACAGATAAGAATCCAGTGAGAAAATAGAAAGGTACTTGGAGCTACGAGGCCAGGCTGTAATATCACTATTTCAAACCCATTGAATAAAACCCTCTTTGGAATcttgcagagagcaataaatgTGTGTTTCCTGACCTCAGCAGGGGTCTGGCTGAGAGGAGCCCATTTCAGTTGCCGAAGCCATGCACATCAGCTTTGCAGATTTGCCAGCTCCCTCTGCAAGATGGCCTGCAACATGTGTGCACATGGTATCTGGCAAGAATAattcagagaaaatgaaaaacgCTTCTCATTCATTGCAAACAAATGGGTACAGTGCAATCACAGGCAAAGTTTCCCGaagcaggcagctttccagattAAAAAAGAAGGGAGTGAAAAGAGAGTGTGTGGCCTAGGAGACCCCTGAAAGGAAACGCATGGCAACAGTTACTTCAAACAGGGAGTAAATATCTAGGAAAAGAGCAAGTTTCCAaaagttttcctttgctttcttctctGGAAGAGCAGAGCTCTGCCCATGCCCAGTACGGGTGTTAACACATGCAGTGCCAGGTCTGCAACCATGGCCACCATCACCACCCTGCTCCCAGTGTGGACACTTGTCTCTCATTGCCAAGTTATTCCCAAAACAATTAGTTCTGA
The Patagioenas fasciata isolate bPatFas1 chromosome Z, bPatFas1.hap1, whole genome shotgun sequence DNA segment above includes these coding regions:
- the GDNF gene encoding glial cell line-derived neurotrophic factor isoform X1; translated protein: MKLWDVVAVCVVLLNTVSTLPLPTGKMPPKGSPSVVEGPEDDLSPISLLHPYAVHSDSNMPEDYPDHFDEVVDFIQATIKRLRRSPDKQTPIFSRRERNRQSAATNIENSGKKGRRNQKGKNRGCVLTEIHLNVTDLDLGYETKEELIFRYCSGSCDAAETTYDKILKNLTRKKKLVTDKVRQACCRPTAFDDDLSFLDDNLVYHILKKHSAKRCGCV
- the GDNF gene encoding glial cell line-derived neurotrophic factor isoform X2 gives rise to the protein MKLWDVVAVCVVLLNTVSTLPLPTANMPEDYPDHFDEVVDFIQATIKRLRRSPDKQTPIFSRRERNRQSAATNIENSGKKGRRNQKGKNRGCVLTEIHLNVTDLDLGYETKEELIFRYCSGSCDAAETTYDKILKNLTRKKKLVTDKVRQACCRPTAFDDDLSFLDDNLVYHILKKHSAKRCGCV